The following proteins come from a genomic window of Spongiibacter tropicus DSM 19543:
- the cyaY gene encoding iron donor protein CyaY, which produces MNEVEFHDQLDELYDAIEDAVDELEADVDCEIAGTVLTLRCPDGSALIFSRQAATQELWLAARSGGYHFSWDGTQWFCNREQQTLQQLLDAAAESQIGERLPLSW; this is translated from the coding sequence ATGAATGAAGTGGAATTTCACGATCAGCTCGACGAGCTGTACGACGCGATTGAAGATGCCGTGGACGAGCTGGAGGCGGATGTCGATTGCGAAATCGCCGGTACCGTCCTCACGCTGCGCTGTCCCGACGGCAGCGCGCTGATTTTCAGTCGCCAGGCCGCGACGCAGGAACTGTGGCTGGCGGCGCGCTCCGGGGGCTATCACTTCAGCTGGGACGGGACGCAATGGTTCTGTAATCGCGAGCAGCAGACGCTGCAGCAGCTGCTGGATGCGGCGGCGGAGTCACAGATCGGCGAGCGATTGCCGCTGAGCTGGTAA
- the lptM gene encoding LPS translocon maturation chaperone LptM, with the protein MAYRHARKLLSILAVAMLLVACGQTGPLVLPDDAANNADGPDTEQAPANANE; encoded by the coding sequence ATGGCTTATCGACACGCACGCAAGCTGCTTTCCATTCTGGCGGTGGCGATGTTACTGGTCGCCTGCGGGCAAACCGGGCCACTGGTGCTGCCCGACGATGCGGCCAACAATGCAGACGGCCCCGATACCGAACAAGCCCCGGCAAACGCCAACGAGTAA
- the lysA gene encoding diaminopimelate decarboxylase yields MTVFHYQSGELFAESVSLRAIAEQYGTPCYVYSRAYLEQRFSEYSDALQGQDHLVCYAVKANSNIAVLNVLARLGAGFDIVSVGELERVLAAGGPAERVVFSGVGKTAAEMRRALEVGIYCFNVESEAELERLNAVAAEMGVVAPVSIRVNPDVDAKTHPYISTGLRDNKFGIDIARAPEVYAHAASLSNLAVKGVDCHIGSQLTDTSPFLDALDRVLMLVDTLAEQGIDIAHLDLGGGLGVRYRDEQPPSTGDYIAAIRERLGERQVKLMFEPGRSITANAGVLLTQVEFLKLNPHKNFAIVDAAMNDMLRPALYQAWMDLLPVVPRSNGEARHYDVVGPVCETGDFIAKDRELRIESGDLLALASSGAYGFTMSSNYNSRGRAAEVMVDGDQHHLIRARETVADLMRGEAVLPD; encoded by the coding sequence ATGACTGTTTTCCACTATCAAAGCGGCGAGCTGTTCGCCGAATCCGTTTCGCTGCGCGCTATTGCCGAGCAGTACGGCACCCCCTGTTATGTGTATTCCCGCGCCTATCTGGAGCAGCGTTTCAGCGAGTACAGCGACGCACTGCAAGGCCAGGACCACCTGGTGTGTTACGCCGTGAAGGCCAACTCCAATATTGCCGTACTCAATGTGCTGGCCCGCCTCGGCGCCGGCTTTGACATCGTCTCGGTGGGCGAGCTGGAACGCGTACTGGCAGCCGGTGGCCCGGCAGAGCGGGTGGTGTTCTCCGGCGTGGGCAAAACGGCCGCTGAAATGCGCCGCGCACTGGAAGTGGGTATTTACTGTTTCAATGTCGAGTCAGAAGCCGAACTGGAACGGCTCAACGCCGTGGCGGCCGAGATGGGCGTGGTGGCGCCGGTGTCGATTCGCGTCAATCCCGATGTCGACGCCAAAACGCACCCCTATATTTCCACCGGCCTGCGCGACAATAAATTCGGCATTGATATCGCCCGCGCCCCGGAGGTGTACGCCCACGCCGCCAGCCTGTCGAACCTGGCCGTCAAGGGCGTGGACTGCCATATCGGCTCGCAACTCACCGACACCAGCCCCTTTCTCGATGCCCTGGACCGCGTACTGATGCTGGTCGACACCCTAGCCGAGCAGGGCATCGATATTGCCCATCTCGACCTTGGCGGCGGCCTGGGTGTGCGCTACCGCGACGAGCAGCCGCCGTCGACCGGTGACTATATCGCCGCCATCCGCGAGCGACTGGGTGAGCGCCAGGTCAAACTGATGTTCGAACCGGGTCGGTCGATCACCGCCAATGCCGGCGTATTACTGACGCAGGTGGAGTTCCTCAAACTCAATCCCCACAAGAACTTCGCCATCGTCGACGCGGCCATGAACGATATGCTGCGCCCGGCACTGTATCAGGCCTGGATGGACCTGCTGCCCGTAGTGCCTCGCAGCAACGGTGAAGCACGCCACTACGACGTGGTCGGCCCGGTCTGTGAAACCGGCGACTTTATCGCCAAAGATCGCGAGCTGCGCATCGAAAGTGGCGACCTGCTCGCACTGGCCTCCAGCGGCGCCTATGGATTTACCATGAGTTCCAATTACAATAGCCGAGGACGCGCCGCCGAGGTGATGGTCGACGGAGACCAGCATCACCTGATTCGGGCGCGCGAAACTGTCGCCGACCTGATGCGTGGCGAAGCCGTTCTGCCGGATTGA
- the dapF gene encoding diaminopimelate epimerase yields MQLRFTKMHGLGNDFVVIDLITQRFKLKPHHIRKIADRHFGIGCDQVLAVEIPSRPDVDFRYRIYNAEGSEVEQCGNGARCFARFVRDKRLTGKQRIRVETLAGVIELAITDNRDVRVDMGEPILEPASIPFAAEQQANSYPLDIDGEQWQVGAVSMGNPHVVLPVDNVDTAPVERVGPITECHPRFPQKVNVGFMQIVDRQNIRLRVFERGVGETLACGTGACAAVVSGIVQGKLDNTVTVTLPGGQLSIHWPGSGQPVIMTGPATTVFEGQIQL; encoded by the coding sequence ATGCAGCTACGCTTTACCAAAATGCATGGCCTGGGCAATGACTTCGTAGTGATCGATCTCATTACCCAGCGTTTCAAGCTCAAGCCCCACCATATTCGCAAAATTGCCGACCGCCATTTTGGCATTGGCTGCGACCAGGTATTGGCGGTGGAAATTCCCTCCCGCCCCGACGTCGATTTCCGCTACCGCATCTACAATGCCGAGGGCAGTGAAGTAGAGCAATGCGGCAACGGTGCCCGTTGCTTCGCCCGCTTCGTGCGCGACAAACGACTCACCGGCAAGCAGCGTATCCGCGTGGAAACCCTGGCGGGCGTCATCGAGCTGGCGATTACCGACAATCGCGACGTGCGCGTAGACATGGGCGAACCGATTCTCGAACCCGCCAGCATCCCCTTTGCCGCCGAGCAGCAGGCTAACAGCTACCCGCTCGATATTGACGGTGAGCAGTGGCAGGTCGGCGCCGTGTCGATGGGTAATCCCCACGTGGTCTTGCCGGTGGACAATGTCGATACAGCGCCCGTTGAGCGTGTCGGCCCGATTACCGAGTGCCATCCCCGCTTTCCCCAGAAGGTGAATGTCGGCTTTATGCAGATTGTCGACCGGCAGAATATTCGCCTTCGGGTGTTCGAGCGCGGGGTGGGCGAAACCCTGGCTTGCGGCACCGGCGCCTGTGCCGCTGTCGTTTCCGGGATTGTGCAGGGCAAGCTGGACAATACGGTCACCGTCACACTCCCCGGCGGCCAACTGAGCATTCACTGGCCCGGTTCCGGTCAGCCCGTTATCATGACCGGGCCAGCCACCACGGTGTTTGAAGGACAGATTCAGCTCTGA
- a CDS encoding DUF484 family protein — MDTAKPGQDSQPSEEAVARYLRNHPGFFLNNEDLLADLKLAHNSGRAVSLLERQVEVLRERNMDMRARLSNLLDNAQHNDTIFERSKSLILGMLEARRPEELSNTLCRRLVSDFERVDYASLTLFGDPSKMGSSQLRVVSPEHAHQEIGHLLRGGKGVCGVLRGEELKFLFGQHADHIGSAALMPIRPGNVDGVLAIASKDPQHFKSSMGTLFLDYIAEVINRVLPRLMRGPFGN, encoded by the coding sequence GTGGACACAGCAAAACCCGGTCAAGACAGCCAGCCCAGCGAAGAAGCCGTGGCCCGCTACCTGCGCAATCACCCCGGCTTTTTTCTGAATAATGAAGATCTGCTGGCCGACCTGAAATTGGCCCATAACAGCGGTCGCGCCGTCAGTCTGTTGGAGCGCCAGGTGGAAGTGCTGCGCGAGCGCAACATGGATATGCGTGCTCGTCTCAGTAATCTGCTGGACAATGCGCAACACAACGACACCATTTTTGAACGCAGTAAATCGCTGATTCTCGGCATGCTGGAAGCCCGACGCCCGGAGGAACTGAGCAACACCCTCTGCCGGCGCTTGGTCAGTGACTTCGAGCGCGTGGACTACGCCAGCCTGACGCTGTTCGGCGACCCCTCAAAAATGGGCAGCAGCCAGTTGCGGGTGGTCAGCCCGGAACACGCCCATCAAGAAATCGGCCACTTGCTGCGCGGCGGCAAAGGCGTATGCGGGGTGTTGCGTGGCGAAGAATTGAAGTTCCTGTTCGGCCAGCACGCCGACCATATTGGTTCAGCGGCGCTAATGCCGATTCGTCCGGGCAATGTCGATGGCGTGCTCGCGATTGCCAGCAAAGATCCCCAACACTTCAAATCCAGCATGGGCACCCTGTTCCTCGACTATATTGCCGAGGTCATCAACCGGGTACTGCCGCGCCTGATGCGCGGGCCGTTTGGCAATTAA
- the ftsX gene encoding permease-like cell division protein FtsX, which yields MSPSKPSGASRRPAKRRLEKLQNPDKPVRRERAGAKKHRAKVSDQWQSYRSHHQQVALDSLRRLLRRPLATLMTTLVIAIAMVLPAGLYVGLNNVESVSQGWDGAARLSLFLKFSVDDRAAEELRARLANRDDIASAEYISPAAALEEFRDRSGFGEVLDQLDSNPLPGLIVLSPSPANSQPEQVNALRDALAELPEADLVKLDMEWLQRLGQITEISRRVTLALAIMLAAGVLLIVGNTIKLAIENRRDEILVVKLVGGTNAFVRRPFLYMGFWYGLFGGLLAWVMLVGCLLWLGGPVRQLAGLYGSDYTLLGLGIGDTLLMWFSAAALGLLGAMLVVGRELRAIEPK from the coding sequence ATGAGTCCCTCTAAGCCCAGCGGCGCCAGCCGACGTCCTGCCAAGCGGCGATTGGAGAAATTACAAAACCCCGACAAGCCAGTGCGCCGCGAGCGTGCGGGGGCCAAAAAGCACCGTGCCAAGGTCAGTGACCAGTGGCAAAGCTACCGCAGTCATCACCAGCAGGTGGCGCTGGACAGCCTGCGTCGCCTGTTGCGTCGCCCCCTGGCAACGCTGATGACCACGCTGGTGATCGCGATAGCCATGGTGTTGCCCGCAGGGCTGTATGTGGGCTTAAACAATGTGGAGTCGGTGAGTCAGGGTTGGGATGGTGCCGCCCGCCTGTCGCTGTTTCTCAAGTTCAGCGTCGATGACCGGGCAGCGGAAGAGCTGCGTGCCCGGTTGGCGAACCGCGACGATATTGCCTCGGCGGAATACATTTCTCCCGCCGCAGCGCTGGAGGAATTCCGCGATCGCTCCGGCTTTGGTGAGGTGCTGGATCAGCTAGACAGTAATCCCTTGCCGGGTCTGATTGTGCTCAGTCCGAGCCCGGCGAACAGCCAGCCAGAACAGGTCAATGCCCTGCGCGATGCCCTGGCGGAGTTGCCTGAAGCTGACTTGGTTAAGCTGGATATGGAGTGGTTACAGCGCCTGGGACAGATTACGGAAATCAGTCGCCGGGTCACGCTGGCGCTGGCGATCATGCTGGCGGCGGGGGTGCTGCTGATTGTTGGCAACACCATCAAGCTGGCGATCGAAAACCGCCGGGATGAAATTCTGGTCGTAAAGCTGGTGGGCGGCACCAATGCCTTTGTCCGCCGCCCCTTCCTCTATATGGGCTTCTGGTACGGGCTGTTTGGCGGCCTGCTGGCCTGGGTGATGTTGGTCGGCTGCCTGCTGTGGTTGGGCGGTCCGGTGCGGCAGCTGGCGGGGCTTTACGGCAGTGATTACACCCTGCTGGGGCTGGGTATTGGTGACACCTTGCTGATGTGGTTCAGTGCCGCCGCACTGGGTTTGCTGGGCGCGATGTTGGTGGTGGGGCGAGAGCTGCGCGCCATCGAGCCGAAATAG
- the ftsE gene encoding cell division ATP-binding protein FtsE, which yields MIQFEQVCKRYPGGHEALNQLSFHMPHGDMRFLTGHSGAGKSTLLKLIMVMERASSGQVLIDGRNVSTLPARKIPELRRKVGVVFQNHQLLFDRSVFDNVALPLIIAGYGHRDVGRRVRAALDKVGLLDKERQNPITLSGGEQQRVGIARAVVNKPKLLLADEPTGNLDPQLSAEIMHLFEQFNQVGVTVLIATHDLSLIARMPYKLLSLRNGRLLNAGGSDDESL from the coding sequence ATGATTCAATTTGAGCAGGTCTGCAAACGCTATCCCGGCGGTCATGAGGCGCTGAATCAGCTCAGCTTCCACATGCCCCACGGCGATATGCGTTTTCTGACTGGCCACAGTGGCGCCGGGAAGAGTACCCTGCTCAAACTGATTATGGTGATGGAGCGGGCCAGCAGTGGTCAGGTACTGATCGATGGTCGCAATGTCTCCACCCTGCCCGCCCGTAAAATCCCCGAACTGCGTCGCAAGGTCGGCGTGGTCTTTCAGAATCACCAGTTGCTGTTTGATCGCAGCGTGTTCGACAACGTCGCATTGCCACTGATTATCGCCGGTTATGGTCACCGCGATGTGGGGCGCCGGGTGCGCGCCGCGCTGGATAAGGTCGGCCTGCTGGACAAGGAGCGGCAGAATCCGATTACTCTGTCGGGCGGTGAACAGCAGCGCGTTGGTATCGCGCGCGCGGTGGTAAATAAGCCCAAGCTACTGCTGGCCGACGAACCGACCGGTAACCTCGATCCGCAGTTGTCGGCGGAAATCATGCATCTGTTCGAACAGTTCAATCAGGTTGGCGTGACCGTGTTGATCGCCACCCACGATCTGTCGCTGATCGCCCGCATGCCCTACAAATTGCTCAGCCTGCGCAATGGCCGCCTGCTAAACGCAGGAGGGAGCGACGATGAGTCCCTCTAA
- the ftsY gene encoding signal recognition particle-docking protein FtsY, with product MTENDKPGVDDAENASAPKKKSFFTRFKESFMGSEEDLAAAEGFIADEEIAPWQHIELSPEEQASLLVKFKEGLSKTGAQLGEGMANLFLGRKEIDDELLEEIETHLLMADVGVDATSEIIGNLTRRMSRKELDNPEALYVALQEELRVLLEPAEQELVIPEQQTPYVILMVGVNGVGKTTTIGKLAKQFQAGGRSVMLAAGDTFRAAAVEQLQVWGERNDVPVIAQHTGADSASVLYDALQAAKSRNVDVLIADTAGRLHNKDNLMEELKKVVRVLKKLDPDAPHEVMLVLDAGTGQNALSQAKHFKEAVGVTGLTLTKLDGTAKGGIVFAISKQLGLPIRFIGVGEGILDLRPFRADEFVGALFGWQRKQ from the coding sequence ATGACCGAGAACGACAAGCCAGGTGTCGACGACGCCGAAAATGCCTCCGCACCCAAGAAAAAGAGCTTTTTTACCCGCTTCAAAGAGTCCTTCATGGGCTCGGAGGAAGACCTTGCCGCGGCGGAAGGTTTTATTGCCGACGAAGAAATTGCCCCCTGGCAGCACATCGAGCTGTCACCCGAGGAGCAGGCCTCGCTGCTGGTCAAGTTTAAAGAAGGGCTCAGCAAAACCGGCGCCCAGCTTGGCGAAGGTATGGCCAATCTGTTTCTGGGCCGCAAGGAAATCGACGATGAGCTGCTGGAAGAGATTGAAACCCATCTGCTGATGGCTGATGTGGGCGTGGACGCCACCAGTGAAATTATCGGCAACCTTACCCGGCGTATGTCTCGCAAGGAACTGGATAACCCCGAAGCGCTGTATGTGGCTTTGCAGGAAGAACTGCGCGTGCTGCTGGAGCCTGCGGAACAGGAACTGGTGATCCCCGAGCAGCAAACCCCCTACGTGATTTTGATGGTGGGTGTAAACGGTGTGGGTAAAACCACCACCATCGGCAAGCTGGCGAAGCAGTTTCAGGCCGGCGGCCGCTCGGTGATGCTGGCTGCAGGCGATACCTTCCGCGCGGCAGCGGTAGAGCAGTTGCAGGTCTGGGGTGAGCGCAATGACGTGCCGGTGATTGCTCAGCACACCGGTGCCGACAGCGCCTCGGTGCTCTACGATGCCCTGCAGGCGGCCAAGTCCCGCAATGTGGACGTGCTGATTGCCGACACCGCCGGACGTCTGCACAACAAAGACAATCTGATGGAAGAGCTGAAAAAAGTGGTGCGCGTGCTCAAAAAGCTCGACCCCGATGCGCCCCACGAGGTGATGCTGGTGCTGGATGCGGGCACCGGGCAGAACGCCCTGTCTCAGGCGAAACACTTCAAGGAAGCTGTGGGTGTGACCGGCTTAACGCTCACCAAGCTTGATGGCACCGCGAAAGGCGGTATTGTATTTGCTATCTCCAAGCAGTTGGGACTGCCTATCCGCTTTATCGGTGTGGGTGAAGGCATTCTCGATCTGCGTCCTTTCCGCGCCGATGAATTTGTCGGTGCCTTGTTCGGGTGGCAACGCAAGCAATGA
- the rsmD gene encoding 16S rRNA (guanine(966)-N(2))-methyltransferase RsmD has protein sequence MPRRRPKATPHSPDRRDGEVRIIGGQWRSRKLPFQSADGLRPSSDRLRETLFNWLSPYLGGARCLDLFAGSGALGLEALSRGAAHCDFVEKNPGSAEQIRRHLHTLQCEDGSVHGRSAESYLKVADGGWHIVFLDPPFKQSLLPIAVEALKGKLAEDALIYVETAKGEAFVPPNDWQEHRHKSAGQVEYRLYRLSPDETD, from the coding sequence ATGCCCCGTCGACGCCCCAAGGCCACGCCACACTCCCCGGATCGCCGCGACGGCGAGGTGCGCATCATTGGCGGCCAGTGGCGCAGCCGAAAACTGCCGTTTCAAAGCGCCGACGGGCTGCGGCCCAGCAGTGACCGACTGCGGGAAACCTTGTTCAACTGGTTGAGCCCCTATCTTGGCGGCGCGCGCTGTCTGGATCTGTTCGCGGGCAGCGGCGCACTGGGACTGGAAGCGCTGAGCCGGGGCGCGGCGCACTGCGATTTCGTGGAGAAAAACCCCGGCAGTGCCGAACAGATTCGCCGCCACCTGCACACGCTGCAATGCGAGGATGGCAGCGTGCACGGCCGCAGCGCCGAGAGTTATCTGAAAGTGGCCGATGGCGGCTGGCACATTGTGTTTCTCGACCCACCTTTCAAGCAGTCGCTGCTGCCCATTGCTGTGGAAGCACTGAAAGGGAAACTGGCGGAAGACGCACTGATTTATGTGGAAACGGCCAAAGGGGAAGCCTTTGTTCCCCCGAACGACTGGCAGGAGCACCGTCACAAAAGTGCCGGTCAAGTGGAGTATCGCCTCTACCGCCTGAGTCCTGACGAGACTGACTAG
- a CDS encoding TrkH family potassium uptake protein, with protein sequence MGSRQLWMPVIKVCSFTVAVFGLALLVPLAMAILDGSENGSAYAAVLLICESLALSGTMASWNFQITALTPRHMFLITSLSWLAMSGLGALPLLLTETTLSVSDAVFESVSGLTTTGSTVLTGLDGMAADVLLWRSLLQWIGGLGVIAMAVAILPFLRVGGMRLFQTESSDWSDKALPRAKSMISRIIYLYIAMTGLCTLAFLYTGMDGFHAINHAMTTVSTGGFSTSDSSFAQFDRLSTHWVAVVFMLLGALPFSLYVQSLAHRRWLFWKDQQLRGFVMLVVAASLVLSVYQIALNHQPPLEALTLSTFNLVSVISTTGFASGDYSHWGPFAAALFFFATFLGGCSGSTSGGVKMFRFQLLAISMKESFQRALHPRAIVQRRYNGRKVDDAILLSSVAYLFVMLISLLVITLLLSLSGVDFDTALTGASTALMNVGPGLGELIGPAGNFASLSDASKWILSVGMLLGRLEFITLLVLLTPAFWRG encoded by the coding sequence ATGGGAAGCCGCCAGCTGTGGATGCCGGTCATCAAGGTCTGCAGCTTCACGGTAGCGGTATTCGGCCTGGCACTGCTGGTGCCGCTGGCCATGGCGATTCTCGACGGCAGTGAAAATGGCAGCGCCTATGCGGCCGTGCTGCTGATCTGTGAGAGCCTGGCGCTGAGCGGCACCATGGCGAGCTGGAATTTTCAGATTACCGCGCTCACGCCCCGTCACATGTTTTTGATCACCAGCCTGAGCTGGCTGGCAATGTCGGGTCTCGGTGCGCTGCCGCTGCTGTTAACGGAAACTACTCTGAGTGTCAGCGATGCGGTGTTTGAGTCGGTTTCCGGCCTTACCACGACGGGGTCCACCGTGCTGACCGGGCTGGATGGCATGGCCGCTGATGTGCTGCTGTGGCGATCGCTGCTGCAATGGATCGGCGGTCTTGGGGTGATTGCGATGGCTGTGGCAATCCTGCCTTTTCTGCGGGTCGGCGGTATGCGTCTGTTCCAGACGGAGTCGTCGGACTGGTCCGATAAAGCGCTGCCCCGTGCCAAGAGTATGATCAGCCGGATTATCTATCTGTATATCGCGATGACGGGTCTGTGTACCCTGGCCTTCCTGTATACCGGCATGGACGGCTTTCACGCCATCAATCACGCGATGACGACAGTCTCAACCGGCGGCTTCTCCACCTCCGACAGTTCCTTTGCTCAGTTCGATCGGCTGTCAACGCATTGGGTGGCAGTGGTGTTCATGCTGCTTGGCGCCCTGCCTTTCAGTCTGTATGTGCAATCGCTGGCGCATCGCCGCTGGCTGTTCTGGAAGGACCAGCAGCTACGGGGTTTTGTCATGCTGGTGGTGGCTGCCAGTCTGGTGCTCAGTGTGTATCAGATTGCCCTGAATCATCAGCCGCCGCTCGAGGCATTGACCCTGTCGACCTTCAATCTGGTGTCGGTGATCAGCACTACCGGCTTTGCCAGTGGTGACTACAGCCATTGGGGGCCCTTCGCGGCGGCGCTGTTTTTCTTTGCAACCTTCCTCGGCGGCTGTTCCGGTTCTACCAGTGGCGGCGTGAAGATGTTCCGTTTTCAGTTGCTGGCCATCAGCATGAAAGAGAGTTTTCAACGGGCACTGCATCCCCGCGCCATCGTCCAGCGGCGTTATAACGGACGCAAAGTGGATGATGCCATTCTGCTGTCGTCGGTGGCCTATCTGTTTGTGATGCTGATCAGCCTGCTGGTGATTACTTTGCTGCTCAGCTTGAGTGGCGTCGACTTCGATACGGCGCTGACCGGTGCCAGTACCGCATTGATGAATGTGGGGCCGGGGCTGGGTGAGTTGATTGGCCCGGCGGGCAACTTTGCCAGTCTCAGCGATGCCAGCAAGTGGATTCTCAGTGTGGGGATGTTGCTGGGACGACTGGAATTCATCACCCTGTTGGTGCTGCTGACCCCTGCCTTCTGGCGCGGCTAG
- a CDS encoding DUF502 domain-containing protein yields MNKFKQFIGQSFLGGILVIAPIIILLLAMRWAVNAVQSLIAPLTGPLVKLSGAPPLLVDLLVIIVILFACFLVGTVVATSAGRFAQNFIDSHLSRFAPGYRLIRDIIQQVFGGDKNSPFTKGEVAVVQLYGVDNPARVTAIITSRHDNGWFSVFVPTGPNPTSGFIYHLPPECVVPRPDIKLDVAFKSIIACGAGSAELGICREPLDTGSPRLSADREQGA; encoded by the coding sequence ATGAACAAGTTCAAACAGTTTATCGGCCAGTCGTTTCTCGGCGGTATTTTGGTTATCGCGCCGATTATTATTCTGCTGCTGGCAATGCGATGGGCGGTTAATGCCGTACAGAGTCTTATCGCCCCGCTCACCGGGCCGCTGGTTAAACTCAGTGGTGCGCCGCCGCTGCTGGTGGATCTGCTGGTCATCATCGTGATCCTGTTTGCCTGCTTTCTGGTGGGTACGGTGGTAGCGACCAGTGCAGGGCGCTTTGCCCAGAATTTCATCGACAGCCACCTGTCGCGTTTTGCGCCGGGCTATCGGTTGATTCGCGACATTATTCAGCAGGTCTTTGGCGGCGATAAAAATTCCCCCTTTACCAAAGGGGAAGTGGCCGTGGTGCAACTCTACGGTGTGGATAATCCGGCGCGGGTAACGGCCATTATTACCAGTCGGCACGACAACGGCTGGTTCAGCGTGTTTGTGCCCACCGGCCCCAACCCGACTTCGGGCTTTATCTACCATCTGCCGCCGGAGTGCGTGGTGCCGCGACCCGATATCAAGCTGGATGTCGCATTTAAGTCGATTATTGCCTGTGGTGCGGGCTCCGCTGAACTGGGTATTTGTCGTGAGCCGCTCGATACAGGAAGCCCGCGCTTGAGCGCCGATCGCGAGCAGGGAGCATAG
- a CDS encoding VWA domain-containing protein, with translation MDSTLLQFIRHLRDHELRVSTAETLDAMQVVACLGYGDRRLLRDGLASALAKSEDEQRRFRQCFAQFFDFSDDTQDDTASAADPVGDESQGDEGLAAGDGEGEGQGGAGGGGQGSEGLRADVMRAADAAQLASLQYPTQRGIYRRRLLDALNDGERRDSIARLAEGSPEERARSRWLTAQREQQLVMIAELLDRQLLLSNQSSSRSLQESLMRNSPLSALDHYYRGRLPPLIRKLAKKLAAKHRPRLRSAKRGQPDIRRTLHRSVAYDGVPFKRYWRHRRREKSDIYLLCDLSGSVGRWSQVLLLFVQALAEVLPRSRCFVFCGESIEVSDILREHPADDAVALIQQRHGLGSSDYGRALRSFRASVEGTLSRRSTVMILGDGRGNGGDSGIDALRYLYQHSRLLLWLNPEPVSRWYTGDSEIRRYQSACHHVAECGSLRQLEYLLDELLTRLP, from the coding sequence GTGGACAGCACCCTGCTGCAATTCATCCGCCACCTGCGGGACCACGAGCTTCGCGTATCGACGGCGGAAACCTTGGATGCCATGCAGGTGGTGGCGTGTCTTGGCTACGGAGATCGGCGGCTATTGCGCGACGGTCTGGCCAGTGCGCTGGCAAAAAGTGAGGACGAGCAGCGGCGTTTTCGTCAGTGTTTTGCGCAGTTTTTCGATTTTAGCGACGACACGCAGGATGACACCGCCTCGGCAGCAGACCCTGTAGGTGATGAGTCGCAAGGTGATGAAGGACTGGCGGCAGGCGATGGCGAGGGCGAAGGGCAAGGCGGTGCTGGCGGCGGTGGGCAAGGCAGCGAGGGTTTGCGCGCCGATGTGATGCGCGCCGCCGATGCGGCACAGCTCGCCAGCCTGCAATATCCCACCCAGCGCGGTATTTACCGCCGCCGCCTGCTGGATGCACTGAACGACGGCGAGCGCCGTGACAGCATCGCCCGCCTGGCCGAAGGTAGCCCAGAGGAGCGCGCGCGGAGTCGCTGGCTCACCGCCCAGCGTGAGCAGCAATTAGTGATGATTGCCGAGCTACTGGATCGCCAGTTGCTGCTCAGCAATCAGTCGTCCAGCCGCAGCTTGCAGGAAAGCCTGATGCGCAACTCGCCGCTGTCGGCACTGGACCATTATTACCGGGGCCGCCTGCCGCCACTGATTCGCAAGCTGGCAAAAAAACTGGCCGCCAAACATCGTCCGCGTCTGCGCAGCGCAAAGCGCGGTCAGCCGGATATTCGCCGAACCCTGCATCGCAGTGTGGCCTACGACGGCGTGCCTTTTAAACGTTACTGGCGGCATCGTCGCCGGGAAAAATCGGATATTTACCTGCTCTGTGACCTCAGCGGCTCGGTCGGACGATGGTCACAGGTGCTGCTGTTGTTTGTGCAGGCGCTGGCAGAAGTGCTGCCCCGCAGTCGCTGCTTTGTCTTTTGTGGAGAGAGTATCGAGGTCAGCGATATTCTGCGGGAGCATCCGGCGGATGACGCTGTTGCGTTAATCCAGCAGCGCCACGGTCTGGGCAGCAGCGACTATGGCCGTGCGCTGCGCAGCTTTCGGGCGAGCGTTGAGGGCACGCTTAGCCGCCGCAGTACGGTAATGATTCTCGGAGATGGGCGCGGTAATGGTGGCGACAGCGGCATTGATGCCCTGCGTTATCTCTATCAGCATTCCCGTTTGTTGCTGTGGCTCAATCCCGAGCCCGTCAGCCGCTGGTATACCGGCGATTCGGAAATACGCCGCTACCAAAGCGCCTGCCACCACGTTGCGGAATGCGGCTCGCTGAGGCAGTTGGAGTACCTGCTCGACGAGCTGCTGACCCGATTGCCCTGA